Proteins from one Ananas comosus cultivar F153 linkage group 5, ASM154086v1, whole genome shotgun sequence genomic window:
- the LOC109710517 gene encoding uncharacterized protein LOC109710517 isoform X4 — protein sequence MAALFAAGCFCLLAEDFSCIILEVSINLICSSGISAIVKRAAIRSLSMMQCTLSIISSTYKAGKRLVLSSMEDDFKAEMLLTLSKLASKSTILIAEQVDLLLSFLKHESTALLKARALKCLGILFSRYACHFPINTDVLGILHNVIEDSDLTLNFQCEALRILRQIFGVIPSSLSSISVPDLSKLVLNVEGAALSASGVKRSLAFHLLVDILCCLRRAMEEHSHASPEEKLPSVCSQFQDDPEAILLTYGENELPPSANRATTLIMDYLISLAKQVMSKTNQNMLFTVFDGDLKQEYNTSLSLILRLAEDYPSSLLVALDKIRCIIQTLGNVDDNVNTECIGTYSSISKKDSVVKKPNPDNSNFPCDSLCKELDAKKPNLVFAAGEYHGESRILVVSELMLTLCKFSNASLNKLNDFGQHYCYIYLVVKHLVECIKESAPRYYDTYEIFCLCMYSHLASNRCKVISEKEKDLRLAPCNLEAHEGVTKPRYFIPSAWAVQERRALGFAKKMIRERNYWTAYRVGKYSFSKGLWFAATFVFRKLIHAVKSSSFSCWLTSLMLLAGGESEIKLLLFPKIGIELISELQAEGICEKEINVTEIDMEYLSGTRVDICYCEGKLGKICNRIWSSEETLALTGPSDGLFYFQRWFICLRAEFLEIVVGIFGFLSSHSFAMEVLNKEVGNENIHFAATTENMKTLLLGLTNKSLRLNQLAKNYDLLATSFLDIDHQSFRSICRLAFNCSMLAFCTAFAMDFSISHADKNIMPCSFRDQVSYTPVVQDLFMRLGGAGSKITAQFEQFMSFLTDKIDLFRSRTQLNCANYLDRDYLLIFQFALQGLLCIRRDAKGVIDKGELQSLVNRGLQLMYDILQKLMELPFQLPRYYFRTRHCIGAELFIFGADSGNKDKIITPPGFQLSLNLCIQLKNMLARTSAQLAKLYCILAARVSSRLPLGKGEAENTWEFRPRKINEMVQLNAILLQYLKEDAGKANEINIVNGDEDLVTACVCFEPNERGPGFSIYLLNVSAFPEGSYQINWHSCCIDTNGSHWSLLPLNAGVSFSVKRL from the exons ATGGCCGCTTTATTTGCTGCTGGTTGCTTTTGTTTATTGGCGGAGGATTTCTCATGCATCATCCTGGAAGTTTCGATAAATCTTATTTGCTCGTCGGGCATATCGGCTATTGTGAAGCGGGCAGCTATCCGTAGTTTATCTATGATGCAATGCACGCTATCTATTATTTCTAGCACTTACAAG GCTGGAAAAAGACTCGTTCTCAGTTCAATGGAAGATGACTTTAAAGCCGAAATGCTATTGACACTATCAAAATTGGCTTCCAAGTCAACCATATTAATTGCTGAACAG GTCGACTTACTCTTATCATTTCTAAAGCATGAATCTACAGCTCTTCTGAAGGCTAGAGCCTTAAAATGTTTAGGCATTCTATTTAGCAGATATGCATGTCATTTTCCAATCAACACAGATGTATTAGGCATATTACACAATGTAATAGAGGATAGTGATCTTACGCTGAACTTCCAGTGTGAGGCTTTACGGATTTTGCGGCAG ATATTTGGTGTCATACCATCAAGTCTGTCTTCTATAAGTGTGCCTGATTTATCGAAGCTTGTTCTGAACGTGGAGGGTGCAGCACTTTCTGCTTCTGGTGTAAAGAGAAGTCTTGCTTTTCACCTTCTTGTTGATATCTTGTGCTGCCTGAGGAGGGCAATGGAAGAGCATTCCCATGCCTCTCCTGAAGAAAAGTTGCCTTCGGTTTGCTCTCAGTTCCAAGATGATCCAGAAGCTATATTATTGACTTATGGCGAAAATGAGCTACCACCTTCTGCCAATAGAGCTACTACCCTAATTATGGATTACCTCATATCCCTAGCCAAGCAAGTTATGAGTAAAACCAATCAGAACATGCTGTTTACAGTATTCGATGGTGATCTGAAGCAAGAATATAATACCTCACTCAGTCTTATTTTGCGCCTTGCTGAAGATTATCCCTCTTCTTTACTTGTAGCTCTGGATAAAATAAGATGCATCATTCAAACTCTGGGTAATGTGGATGACAATGTCAACACCGAGTGTATTGGTACCTATAGTAGCATATCTAAGAAAGATTCAGTTGTCAAGAAACCAAATCCTGATAATTCAAACTTTCCATGTGATTCTCTCTGTAAGGAACTGGATGCTAAGAAACCGAATCTTGTATTTGCCGCTGGAGAATATCATGGTGAGTCACGAATTCTTGTTGTTTCAGAGCTAATGTTAACTTTATGCAAATTTTCAAATGCTAGTCTCAATAAACTTAATGATTTTGGACAACATTATTGCTATATTTATCTTGTCGTGAAGCATTTAGTTGAGTGCATAAAAGAGAGTGCACCTCGTTATTATGATACATATGAAATCTTTTGCTTGTGCATGTATTCTCATCTTGCGTCTAACAGATGCAAAGTTATTAGTGAGAAGGAAAAGGATCTAAGACTTGCTCCCTGCAACCTTGAGGCACATGAGGGAGTTACGAAACCAAGATACTTCATTCCTTCTGCTTGGGCTGTCCAAGAGCGAAGGGCTCTCGGTTTTGCTAAAAAGATGATAAGAGAAAGGAATTACTGGACAGCTTATCGGGTTGGAAAGTATTCTTTTTCTAAAGGTCTGTGGTTTGCAGCAACTTTTGTCTTCAGGAAATTGATACATGCTGTAAAGTCAAGCTCCTTCAGCTGCTGGTTGACATCTTTGATGCTTCTGGCTGGTGGTGAAAGTGAAATCAAATTACTTCTATTTCCCAAAATAGGCATAGAGCTGATTAGTGAGTTGCAGGCGGAGGGAATATGTGAAAAAGAGATTAATGTTACTGAAATAGATATGGAGTATCTTAGTGGCACGAGAGTTGATATCTGTTATTGTGAAGGAAAGCTTGGTAAGATATGCAATAGAATATGGTCATCAGAGGAAACTTTGGCTTTAACTGGACCTTCAGATGGTCTTTTTTATTTCCAAAGATGGTTCATTTGTCTTAGAGCTGAGTTTCTTGAGATCGTGGTGGGAATATTTGGATTCTTGAGTTCACACTCTTTTGCCATGGAAGTCCTCAATAAGGAGGTTGGAAATGAAAATATTCATTTTGCAGCAACAACGGAGAATATGAAGACTCTGCTACTTGGTTTGACTAACAAGTCCTTAAGACTAAATCAGTTAGCGAAGAACTATGATCTTCTTGCTACATCGTTTCTGGATATTGACCACCAAAGTTTTAGAAGCATCTGTAGGCTAGCTTTCAATTGCTCGATGCTGGCATTTTGCACTGCTTTTGCCATGGATTTTTCAATTTCACATGCTGACAAAAATATCATGCCCTGCAGCTTTAGAGATCAGGTTTCTTATACTCCTGTTGTTCAAGATTTGTTTATGAGACTGGGGGGCGCAGGCAGCAAGATTACCGCTCAATTTGAGCAGTTTATGTCTTTCCTTACAGATAAGATTGATCTCTTCCGGTCCAGAACACAACTCAATTGTGCCAATTACTTGGATAGGgattatttattgatttttcaGTTTGCTCTACAAGGATTGCTTTGTATTAGAAGAGATGCAAAAGGTGTAATAGACAAAGGGGAACTGCAGTCTCTTGTTAATAGAGGGCTGCAACTTATGTATGACATTCTGCAGAAGTTGATGGAACTACCTTTCCAGCTTCCTAGATACTACTTTAGGACAAg GCATTGCATTGGTGCCGAGCTATTCATATTCGGTGCAGATTCTGGAAACAAAGACAAAATAATAACACCACCTGGTTTCCAGTTATCGCTAAATCTCTGCATTCAGTTAAAGAACATGTTAGCAAGAACTTCAGCTCAGCTCGCTAAGCTGTACTGCATTCTTGCTGCAAGGGTATCTTCTCGCTTACCCTTAGGAAAAGGGGAAGCTGAAAATACGTGGGAGTTTCGTCCTCGCAAGATTAACGAAATGGTACAATTAAATGCCATACTGTTGCAGTACCTTAAAGAAGATGCTGGAAAAGCCAATGAGATAAACATTGTGAATGGAGATGAGGATTTGGTGACAGCTTGTGTGTGTTTTGAACCAAATGAGAGAGGGCCGGGATTCTCAATTTACTTGCTGAATGTTTCTGCGTTTCCTGAAGGTTCATATCAGATCAACTGGCATAGCTGTTGTATTGACACAAATGGCTCGCACTGGAGCTTGCTTCCCCTTAATGCTGGGGTGTCTTTTTCTGTTAAAAGGCTTTGA